A window of the Acidobacteriota bacterium genome harbors these coding sequences:
- the lnt gene encoding apolipoprotein N-acyltransferase yields MTHLNPQSPGLQLRPYLLSALLFALSYPSFPWVRLEILAWIWMVPMLLALRSVESFWRFTLLAGITMMSGWACAMSWLAWGSTAGAMAIVFLVSVVTTVPFAAFFVIQKVLGRRWALLTLPVVWTAWEWCYQNIDGMVAWPGIAVTQHKLTWLIQYIDITGMWGIVFWLVLLNILIVMAVETRGQGTGDRGQDWKTRGQGTGDRGQGRNKSESNSISSLSILHSSFSILNSSFIQRLVLIAVVMFGLPLLYAAFIFSQVDQSAGGQSIRVMAVQPNIDPWQKSSPEIRQKVVGSIVNQTNEALNIRPEKPDLIVWPEVAIPVPLLQDELAREFVFRNVTRWNIPVVTGTIDARKNTEPAAVSSTGLENSKKKPELYNAAVFLAPLQTESGTRLIRPSEPYHKRKLMPFAEEVPYSKHFPGLSSLAVELNWNQTFTRGNGLTLFSVQQGPGQVVKVAAPICYEHFYPSLIAEFVRNGAQVITLLSNDAWFSKSHGEYQIAAFTTLRAIETRRSIVRCTNTGLTCFIDPFGRVYRDIPWWQEDSVTGDVALSSRMSLYVRFPDAFPKICFCGVVVLGIVAGLNRVRFPKN; encoded by the coding sequence ATGACACACCTGAACCCTCAGTCACCAGGATTGCAATTGCGCCCATATCTTTTGAGTGCGCTGCTATTTGCGCTTTCCTACCCGTCATTTCCGTGGGTTCGCCTCGAAATTCTGGCCTGGATCTGGATGGTGCCGATGTTGCTGGCGCTGAGGTCGGTGGAGTCGTTCTGGCGGTTTACTCTCCTGGCTGGAATAACCATGATGAGTGGCTGGGCTTGTGCCATGTCCTGGCTGGCCTGGGGAAGTACCGCTGGTGCGATGGCGATTGTGTTTCTGGTGAGTGTGGTAACGACGGTGCCATTTGCCGCTTTTTTTGTGATCCAGAAAGTACTTGGCCGACGATGGGCGCTCCTGACGTTGCCTGTGGTTTGGACAGCCTGGGAATGGTGCTATCAAAACATTGACGGGATGGTTGCCTGGCCAGGAATTGCCGTCACCCAGCACAAACTGACCTGGTTGATTCAGTACATTGATATCACTGGAATGTGGGGAATTGTCTTCTGGCTGGTATTGCTCAATATATTGATTGTGATGGCGGTTGAAACCAGGGGACAGGGGACAGGGGACAGGGGACAGGATTGGAAAACCAGAGGACAGGGGACAGGGGACAGGGGACAGGGGCGGAATAAGTCAGAGTCGAATTCAATTTCTTCACTCTCAATTCTTCATTCTTCATTCTCAATTCTCAATTCTTCATTCATTCAGCGATTGGTTTTGATCGCGGTCGTGATGTTTGGCCTGCCGCTGCTTTATGCCGCTTTTATTTTTTCCCAGGTGGACCAGTCGGCTGGAGGTCAGTCAATCCGAGTGATGGCGGTTCAGCCAAATATTGATCCCTGGCAGAAATCGTCGCCTGAAATTCGTCAAAAAGTCGTGGGCAGTATTGTGAATCAGACCAATGAAGCACTGAATATCAGACCTGAAAAGCCAGATCTGATTGTCTGGCCGGAAGTTGCGATTCCCGTGCCGCTTCTGCAGGACGAGCTTGCCCGGGAATTTGTCTTCCGCAATGTAACGCGATGGAATATCCCGGTGGTGACTGGCACGATTGATGCCCGAAAAAATACTGAGCCGGCGGCTGTGTCTTCAACCGGGCTGGAAAACTCGAAGAAAAAGCCTGAGTTGTACAATGCTGCAGTGTTTTTGGCGCCGCTGCAGACTGAATCCGGAACCCGGTTAATTCGTCCATCTGAGCCGTACCATAAACGCAAGTTGATGCCTTTTGCCGAAGAAGTGCCCTATTCAAAGCACTTTCCGGGTCTTTCCAGTCTGGCAGTTGAGCTGAATTGGAATCAGACATTCACACGTGGTAATGGATTGACCTTGTTTTCCGTTCAACAGGGCCCAGGACAGGTCGTCAAAGTTGCCGCGCCGATTTGTTATGAACATTTTTACCCGTCACTGATCGCGGAGTTTGTCCGAAACGGCGCCCAGGTCATCACACTGCTCAGTAACGATGCCTGGTTTTCAAAATCGCACGGTGAATACCAGATTGCGGCGTTCACGACGCTGAGAGCGATTGAAACCCGTCGGTCAATTGTTCGCTGCACCAACACCGGTCTGACCTGTTTTATTGATCCATTTGGGCGAGTGTACCGGGATATTCCCTGGTGGCAGGAAGATTCAGTTACGGGTGACGTCGCCCTTTCTTCTCGGATGAGCCTGTATGTTCGTTTTCCAGATGCTTTTCCAAAAATTTGTTTCTGTGGGGTGGTGGTTTTGGGGATTGTCGCCGGGCTAAACCGGGTGAGGTTCCCAAAAAATTGA